One genomic window of Acidovorax radicis includes the following:
- a CDS encoding sigma-70 family RNA polymerase sigma factor, protein MGICSHLDDEACAARAQRGDRAAFSELVARFQDRIYRFVARLTRSPDDAQELTQETFLHAYQALARWTPDARLSTWLFRIARNLAFDWLRRGKRVGFVPLDEDTAASHPDPAPAPDAVLETAQRYGLLEKALARLPEEHREILLLREIEEMSYEDIAAVLALNVGTVKSRITRARAGLLDKMPR, encoded by the coding sequence ATGGGAATTTGCAGCCATCTCGATGACGAAGCCTGCGCCGCGCGTGCACAGCGGGGCGACCGCGCGGCGTTTTCGGAGTTGGTGGCGCGATTCCAGGATCGGATCTACCGCTTTGTGGCGCGGCTTACCCGGTCGCCCGATGACGCGCAGGAACTCACACAGGAGACTTTTCTGCACGCCTACCAGGCTTTGGCGCGCTGGACGCCCGATGCCCGCCTGAGCACCTGGCTGTTTCGCATTGCACGCAATCTGGCTTTTGACTGGCTGCGGCGTGGCAAGCGGGTCGGGTTCGTGCCGCTGGACGAAGACACCGCCGCCAGCCACCCTGACCCCGCTCCGGCACCCGATGCGGTGCTGGAGACGGCGCAGCGCTACGGGCTGCTTGAAAAGGCGTTGGCCCGCCTGCCCGAGGAGCACCGCGAAATCTTGCTGCTGCGGGAGATTGAAGAAATGTCTTACGAAGACATAGCAGCCGTGCTCGCGCTGAATGTGGGCACCGTCAAATCGCGCATTACACGGGCGCGCGCAGGGCTACTGGACAAAATGCCGCGCTGA
- the ligA gene encoding NAD-dependent DNA ligase LigA, translating into MTESLDLFSATAPVDKAQPAIKIEALRDQLNHWAHQYYVLDEPTVPDAEYDRVFRELQALEAAHPDLVTPDSPTQRVIGAVMEGLAPVRHTVPMLSIHTETDTEATGAQAFDVRVRKELGLSESDPAIEYVAEPKFDGLAMSLRYENGRLVQAATRGDGEVGEDVTHNIRTIRQIPLTLPEGVPPLLEVRGEVYMRRADFDALNERQREQGGKTFVNPRNAAAGAVRQLDSNITAQRPLSFFAYGLGAITPPDQGGPVFRTHYEMLQTLKSWGFPVAAQVHIALGATELVAFHQQVGASRDALPYDIDGVVYKVNALQLQRDLGFKTREPRWAVAHKYPAQEMATKIEGIDVQVGRTGKITPVARLAPVFVGGVTVTNATLHNLFEIRKKGVRVGDTVIVRRAGDVIPEVVGVMPGNRTGYVPNFRMPKACPVCGSAVVREKGEANHRCTGGLFCAAQRKEAILHFAARRAMDIEGLGDKLVDQLVDANVIRTLPDLYRLGLTSLIALERMADKSAQNVLAALEKSKQTTLPRFLFGLGLRHVGEATAKDLARHFGTLDAIMDASVEQLLEVNDVGPVVAQSLHTFFQQPHNREVVEQLRACGVTWPEGPVAERAPQILAGKTVVLTGTLPTLSRDAAKDMLEAAGAKVAGSVSKKTSYVVAGEEAGSKLAKAEELGVPVLDEAGMLALLRQASDAPGAEAA; encoded by the coding sequence ATGACCGAGAGTTTGGATCTCTTTTCGGCCACAGCGCCCGTAGATAAAGCGCAACCAGCTATCAAAATAGAAGCACTGCGTGACCAGCTCAACCACTGGGCGCACCAGTATTACGTGCTGGACGAGCCCACCGTGCCCGACGCCGAATACGACCGCGTGTTCCGCGAACTGCAGGCGCTGGAGGCCGCGCACCCCGACCTGGTCACCCCCGACTCGCCCACGCAGCGCGTGATTGGCGCGGTGATGGAGGGCCTGGCGCCCGTGCGCCACACGGTGCCCATGCTCAGCATCCACACCGAAACCGACACCGAGGCCACCGGTGCCCAGGCGTTTGATGTGCGTGTGCGCAAAGAGCTGGGTCTGTCCGAATCGGACCCCGCCATCGAATACGTGGCCGAGCCCAAGTTTGACGGCTTGGCCATGAGCCTGCGCTATGAAAACGGCCGCCTCGTGCAGGCCGCTACGCGCGGTGATGGCGAGGTGGGCGAGGACGTGACGCACAACATCCGCACCATCCGGCAGATTCCGCTGACCTTGCCTGAGGGCGTTCCGCCCTTGCTCGAAGTGCGCGGCGAGGTCTACATGCGCCGCGCAGACTTTGATGCTCTCAACGAGCGCCAGCGCGAGCAGGGCGGCAAAACCTTTGTGAACCCACGCAATGCCGCCGCAGGTGCGGTGCGCCAGCTTGACTCGAACATCACCGCCCAGCGGCCCCTGAGCTTTTTTGCCTACGGCCTGGGCGCCATCACGCCGCCTGACCAGGGTGGGCCGGTGTTCCGCACGCATTACGAGATGCTGCAGACGCTGAAATCATGGGGTTTTCCGGTCGCAGCGCAGGTGCATATTGCGCTGGGTGCTACTGAATTGGTAGCGTTTCACCAGCAGGTGGGCGCCAGCCGCGATGCGCTGCCCTACGACATTGATGGCGTGGTCTACAAGGTCAACGCACTGCAGTTGCAGCGCGACCTGGGCTTCAAGACCCGCGAGCCGCGCTGGGCCGTGGCGCACAAGTACCCGGCGCAGGAGATGGCCACCAAGATCGAAGGCATCGACGTGCAGGTGGGCCGCACCGGCAAGATCACGCCCGTGGCACGCTTGGCGCCGGTGTTTGTGGGCGGCGTCACCGTCACCAATGCCACGCTGCACAACCTGTTCGAGATCCGCAAGAAGGGTGTGCGGGTGGGCGACACGGTCATCGTGCGCCGTGCGGGCGATGTGATCCCGGAAGTGGTAGGTGTGATGCCTGGCAACCGCACGGGCTATGTGCCCAACTTTCGCATGCCCAAGGCCTGCCCCGTGTGTGGCAGCGCCGTGGTGCGCGAAAAGGGCGAGGCCAATCACCGCTGCACGGGCGGCCTGTTCTGCGCCGCACAGCGCAAGGAGGCCATCCTGCACTTTGCCGCGCGCCGCGCCATGGACATCGAGGGCCTGGGCGACAAGCTGGTGGACCAATTGGTGGACGCCAACGTGATCCGCACGCTGCCCGACCTGTACCGGCTGGGCCTCACCTCCCTCATCGCGCTGGAGCGCATGGCCGACAAATCGGCCCAGAACGTGCTGGCCGCCCTCGAAAAATCCAAGCAGACCACCTTGCCGCGTTTTCTGTTCGGCCTGGGCCTGCGCCATGTGGGCGAGGCCACGGCCAAGGACCTGGCGCGGCACTTTGGCACGCTGGACGCCATCATGGACGCCAGCGTGGAGCAGTTGCTGGAGGTGAACGACGTGGGCCCCGTGGTGGCGCAGAGCCTGCACACCTTTTTTCAGCAACCGCACAACCGCGAGGTGGTCGAGCAACTGCGCGCCTGTGGCGTGACCTGGCCTGAGGGCCCTGTGGCCGAGCGTGCCCCGCAAATCCTGGCGGGCAAAACGGTGGTGCTGACCGGCACCTTACCCACCCTGAGCCGCGACGCGGCCAAGGACATGCTGGAGGCGGCTGGCGCCAAGGTGGCGGGTTCCGTCAGCAAAAAAACCAGTTATGTGGTGGCGGGCGAAGAGGCTGGCAGCAAGCTGGCCAAGGCCGAGGAGCTGGGTGTGCCCGTGCTGGACGAAGCAGGTATGTTGGCGCTGCTGCGGCAGGCCAGCGATGCGCCTGGGGCCGAGGCGGCCTGA
- a CDS encoding penicillin-binding protein 1A yields the protein MESSSSSQALQARVRSALAFVFRRPQRLLSLRSGCWLLAALPVALLLYALALVPFTPSITDIRKAKSELPAQLMSADGKLLAEYRWANREWVPLDKISPNVVNALIATEDHRFYDHFGLDWRRTASSVLLTLRGDTQGGSTITQQLARNLFPEEIGRSRTLTRKLKEAITAVKIEASYSKDEILETYLNTVPFLYNAFGIEMAARTYFDKSAGKLNVVESATLIGMLKGTAYYNPVTQPERAQARRNTVLAQMVKRGKLTAKELDALEKRPLKINFERQTEVMGPAPHFAQQLRKQLIGWADANGYNLYADGLVIRSTIDSRLQNYANQAVARQGRALQDVADKAWARKDGWGPGNELVQALVRESAEYRAAQDKGTPPDEALHTLLADDTFMQKLRLEKTRVQAGFLAQDPVNGHVLAWVGSRDFGIDPFDHVAAARRQPGSTFKPFVYGAAFAQGASPTDTLMDSAVEIPLGGGRVWRPTDGRAPSDEPMTLADGLAYSKNTITAQVMQQVGPARVAEVARALGVRQSPLEEVPSLALGTSPVTLKEMITAYCSIVNLGRYVEPVLITSIEDKNGKVLETFAKSTPEQVFDARASQTLRNTMRGGVDRGTATAIRSRYGIQADVAGKTGTTQDNTDGWFILMNARVVAGAWAGFNDGRITLRSDYWGQGARSALPMVGEFMQQGLRAKVINGNERFVDEFDVPPPADTSLGSMREWIRGLFGGGDAPSPQQPSQPTPPPGTLPPVTTDEAPYVPPQPMAPPAPVVITPLAPLTPLTPAMPAQERVGG from the coding sequence ATGGAATCCTCTTCTTCTTCGCAAGCACTGCAGGCGCGGGTGCGCAGCGCCCTGGCCTTTGTTTTCCGCCGGCCGCAGCGCCTGCTGTCGCTGCGCAGCGGATGCTGGCTGCTGGCCGCACTGCCCGTGGCGCTGCTGCTGTATGCGCTGGCGCTGGTGCCCTTCACCCCGAGCATCACGGACATCCGCAAGGCCAAAAGCGAATTGCCCGCGCAGCTCATGTCGGCCGACGGCAAGCTGCTGGCCGAATACCGCTGGGCCAACCGCGAGTGGGTGCCGCTCGACAAGATTTCGCCCAACGTCGTCAACGCGCTGATCGCCACCGAAGACCACCGCTTCTACGACCACTTTGGCCTCGACTGGCGGCGCACGGCGTCGTCTGTGTTGCTCACGCTGCGCGGCGACACACAAGGGGGCTCGACCATCACGCAGCAGCTGGCGCGCAATTTGTTCCCCGAAGAGATCGGCCGCTCGCGCACCCTTACACGTAAGCTCAAGGAGGCGATCACGGCGGTGAAGATCGAGGCCTCGTACTCCAAGGACGAAATCCTGGAGACCTACCTCAACACGGTGCCGTTTCTGTACAACGCGTTTGGCATCGAGATGGCTGCGCGCACCTATTTCGACAAGTCGGCGGGCAAGCTCAATGTGGTGGAGAGCGCCACGCTGATCGGCATGCTCAAAGGCACGGCCTATTACAACCCGGTGACCCAGCCCGAGCGCGCGCAGGCGCGGCGCAACACGGTACTGGCACAGATGGTCAAACGCGGCAAGCTCACAGCCAAAGAGCTCGACGCCCTCGAAAAACGCCCTTTGAAAATTAATTTTGAGCGCCAGACCGAGGTGATGGGCCCTGCGCCTCATTTTGCGCAACAGCTGCGCAAGCAGCTCATCGGCTGGGCCGACGCCAATGGCTACAACCTGTATGCCGACGGGCTGGTGATTCGCTCCACCATTGATTCGCGCCTGCAAAACTATGCCAACCAGGCCGTGGCCCGCCAGGGGCGTGCACTGCAGGACGTGGCCGACAAAGCCTGGGCACGCAAGGATGGCTGGGGCCCCGGCAACGAACTGGTGCAGGCGCTGGTGCGCGAAAGCGCCGAATACCGCGCCGCGCAGGACAAGGGCACGCCGCCCGATGAAGCGCTGCACACCCTGCTGGCCGACGACACCTTCATGCAAAAGCTGCGGCTTGAAAAAACGCGCGTGCAGGCGGGTTTTCTGGCGCAGGACCCGGTCAACGGCCATGTGCTGGCGTGGGTGGGCAGCCGTGACTTCGGGATTGACCCGTTTGACCATGTGGCGGCCGCGCGCCGCCAGCCGGGCTCCACGTTCAAGCCCTTTGTGTACGGGGCCGCTTTTGCCCAGGGCGCATCGCCCACCGATACGCTGATGGACTCGGCCGTTGAGATCCCGCTGGGCGGTGGCCGCGTGTGGCGCCCCACCGATGGGCGTGCACCTAGCGATGAACCCATGACCCTGGCCGATGGCCTTGCTTACTCCAAAAACACCATCACCGCCCAGGTGATGCAGCAAGTGGGCCCCGCCCGCGTGGCCGAGGTGGCACGCGCGCTGGGCGTGCGGCAGTCCCCGCTTGAAGAAGTGCCCTCGCTGGCGCTGGGCACGAGCCCGGTCACCCTCAAGGAAATGATCACGGCCTATTGCAGCATCGTGAACCTGGGCCGTTACGTCGAGCCCGTGCTCATCACCAGCATCGAAGACAAAAACGGCAAGGTGCTGGAGACATTTGCCAAGTCCACCCCCGAACAAGTGTTTGACGCCCGCGCCTCACAGACCCTGCGCAACACCATGCGCGGCGGGGTCGACCGGGGCACGGCCACGGCGATCCGATCACGCTACGGCATCCAGGCCGATGTGGCCGGCAAAACCGGCACCACCCAAGACAACACCGATGGCTGGTTCATTCTGATGAACGCCCGCGTGGTGGCGGGTGCCTGGGCGGGCTTCAACGACGGCCGCATCACGCTGCGCAGCGACTACTGGGGGCAGGGCGCCCGCAGTGCACTGCCCATGGTGGGTGAATTCATGCAACAGGGCCTGCGCGCGAAGGTGATCAATGGCAACGAGCGGTTTGTGGACGAGTTCGACGTGCCGCCGCCCGCCGACACCTCGCTGGGCAGCATGCGCGAATGGATTCGCGGGCTGTTCGGGGGCGGTGATGCCCCGTCGCCGCAGCAGCCATCACAGCCCACACCGCCGCCGGGCACTTTGCCCCCGGTGACCACCGACGAGGCCCCGTATGTGCCGCCGCAGCCCATGGCGCCCCCCGCGCCGGTCGTCATCACGCCCCTTGCGCCCTTGACACCCTTGACGCCCGCCATGCCAGCGCAAGAGCGGGTGGGCGGTTGA
- a CDS encoding patatin-like phospholipase family protein yields MALARRAPRLGLALGSGSARGWAHIGVLQALAEEGVRPDIICGSSIGALVGAAYAGGELARFSDWVQGLGMRDVFGFMDFNLSGGMLKGEKLIAFWRRNFADFDIENSPLPFGAVATDLHSGAEVWLRHGSIADAVRASIALPGLFTPVRQDDGRLLVDGGLVNPVPTSLARAMGADIVIGVDLNSDILHRHMRPLAVVQTLPADAELAIAPEPEPVKNASWIQRLTPWRSGDAAPPVERPRVPSVLDVVMTSVNIMQMRITRSRMAGDPPEVVVAPALANLGLLDFHRAGEAIEEGRRAAKASLPQLRRFMG; encoded by the coding sequence ATGGCGCTGGCACGGCGCGCACCCCGGTTGGGCCTGGCGCTGGGCAGTGGCTCGGCACGCGGCTGGGCGCACATCGGCGTGCTGCAGGCGTTGGCTGAAGAGGGCGTGCGCCCCGACATCATTTGCGGCTCGTCGATTGGCGCGCTGGTGGGGGCGGCGTACGCGGGGGGCGAGCTGGCGCGTTTTTCGGACTGGGTGCAGGGCCTGGGCATGCGCGACGTGTTCGGCTTCATGGACTTCAACCTCTCGGGCGGCATGCTCAAGGGCGAAAAGCTCATTGCCTTCTGGCGCCGCAATTTTGCCGATTTCGACATTGAAAATTCACCGTTGCCTTTTGGCGCCGTTGCCACAGACCTGCATTCAGGCGCCGAGGTCTGGCTGCGCCACGGCTCCATTGCCGATGCGGTGCGCGCGTCGATTGCGCTGCCGGGCCTGTTCACACCCGTGCGGCAGGACGACGGGCGGCTGCTGGTAGACGGAGGCCTGGTCAACCCCGTGCCCACATCGCTCGCGCGCGCGATGGGGGCGGACATCGTGATCGGGGTGGACCTGAACTCCGACATCCTGCACCGCCACATGCGGCCCCTGGCCGTGGTGCAAACGCTGCCCGCCGATGCAGAGCTGGCCATCGCCCCCGAGCCCGAACCGGTCAAAAATGCCAGCTGGATCCAGCGGCTCACGCCCTGGCGTTCGGGTGATGCAGCGCCGCCGGTGGAACGCCCGCGCGTGCCTTCGGTGCTGGACGTGGTGATGACCAGCGTCAATATCATGCAGATGCGCATCACCCGCAGCCGCATGGCGGGCGACCCGCCCGAGGTGGTGGTGGCGCCCGCCCTGGCGAACCTGGGTCTGCTGGACTTTCACCGCGCTGGCGAGGCCATCGAAGAAGGCCGCCGCGCCGCCAAGGCCAGCCTGCCGCAGTTGCGGCGGTTCATGGGGTGA